Proteins encoded within one genomic window of Candidatus Amarolinea dominans:
- a CDS encoding patatin-like phospholipase family protein — protein MSERIAIVMSGGGSKGAFQVGALKRLYEAGIRPQIVCGTSVGALNGAKLAEGTPTVIEEMEGLWRSLQKNSDVMAWSPEFQQLFAALGRLSGQEINDLDDLEALQGGLEQALVRRLAVFLGTAVAAPGVFGALLQALQLWGVRRHVVDVVQALAGAIGGESLFVSAPLKAKILQHLDPSKVATSGIELRVTGVDFQTGELVLMDQHHPDIVEAILASSVQPVFMEAHHPLTTAPDHQVYDGGVREISPLQAAVDLGAEHVYMILAGSLKTALSGPVKGIFPITMRTVDIFTSEIVRNDIYFQQEVNRLAALGREIEEAMPLTRGADDPVSRGCGCCKSGRSSTAGRSGSP, from the coding sequence ATGAGTGAACGAATCGCCATTGTGATGAGTGGAGGGGGATCGAAGGGCGCGTTTCAGGTGGGCGCGCTCAAACGGCTGTATGAGGCCGGCATTCGTCCGCAGATCGTCTGCGGCACCTCGGTGGGCGCTTTGAACGGGGCCAAGCTGGCCGAAGGCACACCCACGGTGATCGAGGAGATGGAGGGGCTGTGGCGTTCGCTGCAGAAGAACTCCGATGTGATGGCCTGGAGTCCGGAATTCCAGCAGTTGTTTGCCGCGCTGGGTCGCCTGTCCGGCCAGGAGATCAACGACCTGGACGATCTCGAAGCCTTGCAGGGCGGGCTGGAGCAGGCGTTGGTGCGGCGCCTGGCAGTCTTTCTTGGCACTGCGGTGGCGGCGCCGGGCGTCTTCGGCGCGCTGCTGCAGGCCTTGCAGCTCTGGGGCGTGCGCCGTCATGTGGTGGATGTGGTGCAGGCGTTGGCCGGGGCTATTGGCGGCGAATCCCTCTTTGTCTCCGCTCCTCTCAAAGCCAAAATTTTGCAGCACCTGGACCCCAGCAAGGTGGCCACCTCCGGCATCGAGCTGCGCGTGACCGGGGTGGATTTTCAGACCGGCGAGCTGGTATTGATGGATCAGCATCATCCCGACATTGTGGAAGCCATCCTGGCCTCCAGCGTGCAGCCGGTGTTCATGGAAGCACACCATCCCCTGACTACGGCGCCCGATCATCAGGTTTACGATGGCGGCGTGCGGGAGATTTCGCCGCTGCAGGCTGCGGTGGACCTGGGCGCCGAGCACGTTTATATGATCCTGGCCGGCTCGTTGAAGACCGCGCTGTCAGGGCCGGTCAAGGGTATCTTCCCGATCACGATGCGCACGGTTGATATTTTTACCAGCGAGATCGTGCGCAACGACATCTACTTTCAGCAGGAAGTCAACCGCCTGGCCGCGCTGGGCCGCGAGATCGAAGAAGCGATGCCGCTCACGCGCGGGGCCGATGACCCGGTCAGCCGCGGGTGCGGATGCTGCAAGAGCGGCCGCTCCTCAAC
- a CDS encoding winged helix-turn-helix domain-containing protein → MLDFAKGDAIERRRWTNQTELAARLGTVPDVLSRVIRELTKAGLIEMDRQSIRILDRAALSARAMIQGE, encoded by the coding sequence TTGCTGGATTTCGCCAAGGGGGACGCCATCGAGCGCCGCCGCTGGACGAACCAGACCGAACTCGCGGCTCGCCTCGGCACTGTCCCAGACGTGTTGAGCCGTGTCATTCGCGAGTTGACGAAGGCGGGGCTGATCGAGATGGACAGGCAATCCATCCGCATCCTGGATCGCGCTGCCCTCTCCGCGCGGGCGATGATTCAGGGCGAGTAA